The Solibacillus sp. FSL R7-0668 genome includes the window ATTGGTGATAATAATTTAACAAAGCCTTCTACGTATTCAGTTGGAATCACTTCTGCTTTGTAGCCATCATTAATGAATACCATCATTTGCGAAATTGCTGTGTTGAAACGGATGCCTTCGTAGTCATCTGTCACTTTTTTCACCGTTTGGTTATATACTTTTTCTAACGTTTTATCGTCAGAAGCCTGTACTTTATCGGCTAATTTGCCTTCGTCTGTTACAAATAGACGCCAAATACGATCTAAGAAACGACGCGCTCCGTCTAGACCATTTGTAGACCACGCTACAGAAGCTTCTAATGGCCCCATGAACATTTCGTATAAGCGTAATGTATCGGCACCATGAGACTCGATAATATCATCGGGGTTGACAACATTACCTTTAGATTTCGACATTTTTTCATTGCCTTCACCTAAGATCATTCCCTGGTTGAATAGCTTTTGGAATGGCTCCTTCGTATGAACAACACCTAGATCATAAAGTACTTTATGCCAGAAGCGTGCGTATAGTAAGTGAAGTACCGCGTGCTCCGCGCCACCGATGTAAATATCAACAGGTAACCAGCGTTTTAGTAGCTCCGGATCTGCGATTGCTTTGTCATTTGTCGGATCGATATAGCGTAGGAAGTACCATGAAGAACCCGCCCATTGTGGCATTGTGTTCGTTTCACGACGACCTTTTTTACCTGTTACCGGGTCTACTACATTTACCCAATCTTCAATATTGGCAAGCGGTGATTCGCCTGTTCCTGAAGGTCGGATGTTTGTTGTTTTTGGTAATTCTAATGGCAGCTCATTTTCAGGAATTGTTGTCATTGTGCCATCTTCCCAGTGAATAACCGGAATTGGCTCACCCCAATAGCGTTGACGGCTGAATAACCAATCGCGCAGACGATAAGAAATTTTCTTTTCCCCTACACCGTTTTCTTCTAACCAAGCAATGGCTTTTGCGATGCCCTCTTCTTTGTTTAAACCATCTAGGAAATCCGAGTTAATGTGTACACCGTCACCAGTGAATGCTTCGTTTTCGATGTCTCCACCTTCTAATACCGGTGTAATTTCTAGACCAAACTCTTTTGCAAATTCATAGTCGCGCTCATCATGTGCAGGAACCGCCATGATTGCACCTGTACCGTATGAAGCTAATACATAGTCCGCAATCCAAATCGGCACTTGTTTTCCGTTAATTGGGTTCACTGCATACGCACCTGTGAATACCCCTGTTTTTTCTTTCGCTAAATCAGTACGTTCTAGGTCTGATTTTAGAGAAACTTTTTCTAAATAAGCTTCTACTGCCTCTTTTTGTTCTGGTGTTGTAATGTCAGATACAAATTTATGCTCTGGCGCTAATACACAGTAAGTAGCACCAAATAATGTATCCGGACGTGTTGTAAAGACTTCGAATGTTTTGTCTGTATCGGCAATTGTGAATTTCACTTGAGCCCCTTCAGAACGACCAATCCAGTTGCGTTGCATTTCTTTAATTGACTCTGGCCAATCTACATCTTCTAAATCGTCTACTAAACGATCTGCGTACTTTGTAATACGTAGTACCCATTGGCGCATCGGTTTACGCACGACTGGATGACCACCACGCTCTGAAAGACCATCGATTACTTCTTCATTCGCAAGCACTGTCCCTAATGCTTCACACCAGTTTACAGCGATTTCATCGACATAGGCTAAATCCATTTCCACTAATTTCGTGAAAATCCATTGCGTCCATTTGTAATAGGAAGGATCTGTCGTGTTAATTTCACGGTCCCAGTCATAAGAAAAGCCTAATTCGTTAATTTGACGCTTAAACGTCTCGATGTTTTTAGCCGTGAATTCTGCTGGGTCATTCCCTGTATCTAGTGCGTATTGCTCTGCTGGTAGACCAAACGCATCCCAGCCCATTGGATGCAGTACGTTGTAGCCCTGCATACGTTTGAAGCGTGAAAGGATATCTGTCGCTGTGTAACCTTCTGGATGACCTACGTGAAGACCTGCACCTGATGGATATGGGAACATGTCTAAAGCATAGAACTTCGGTTTGTCGACTTCATTTTCTGTTTTGAATGTTTTGTTTTCAGCCCAAAACTCTTGCCATTTTTTTTCGATTTGCTGATGATTAAAGCTCACAATAATTTCCTCCTTTAAATACGATTGATTGCTCTGTTAGGAAGTATTTCTAATTCGCACAAAAATTAACTGAATATTTGAACAATAAAAAAATCCCGCCCCTATCTTATAAAAGACAGGGACGAGAGATAATTGTTAAACTCCCGCGGTACCACCCAAATTAGTGACACAGCACTCAGCTTGTAAATTCTTAACGCGAATACACGGCTTCACTTACTAAGTGTTCAGCAAAGCATACTCCGAGGCGAGTTCAATTTATCACTTACTAGCTTACACCGACCGCTAGCTCTCTAAAAAGTGAAGCCATCTACTATTCCTCATCACAGTTCAATTTATATTATTTCATTCATTCTAATGGATTGCGCCAAAAAGTACAAGAGGGAGTTTTACGCATCCTTCAAGGCTCGGTCATAAACTAAGCATGGGATAATCGCCACTAATATAAAGATGGCTAAAAACAGCATGAGCACTTGCATGCCATACATGTCTACCATAAACCCACCTAATACCGGACCAATCATGCGTCCAACTGTTGAAGCGCTGTTTACTAAGCCCTGATAAAAGCCCTGCTGTCCCTGTGGAGCAAGTTTATTAGCAATAAGCGGAATCACTGGCGTAAAGAACACCTCACCAAATGTTAAAATAACCATCGCTGCGACAAACATTTTAAAATCCTGTGCAAAATAGACAACACCAAATGATGCCGACATTAATACCAAGCCAAGTACAAGCTGATGCTTAATTTTCTTTTCCCAGCGTGTAATAAGTGGCTTAATAATTGGTTGAACCGCCACGATTAAGAAACCATTAATTGTCCATAATAGGCTATATTGTGACAAACTCATCCCTAGCCCTTGTGTATAAGATGAAATCGTTGCGCTCCATTGCGAATAGCTTAACCAACAAATAATAAGGGAAATACTTAAAATCGCAATGGCTAAAATTGGCCCCTTCTCTCGATCACGTGCTTCATTGGCAATTGACTTGGTTGTCACTTGATTCGTATCAAAACGTTTAAAGGCTGTGACGACAAGAATTAAAAACAGAGCATAAAACGTTAAATTTGCATAAAACACATACTCAAATTGAAAATCTGCGATAATTCCCGCTAATGCCGGTCCGATTGCTACCCCAA containing:
- a CDS encoding MDR family MFS transporter, whose product is MPKQVWLLIIGTLINTIGNSFLWPLNSIYIHDHLGKSLTVAGVVLMLNSLAGVFGNLVGGFLFDKLGGYKAILIGVVLNLGSISLLTFWHDWPQYVIFLAMLGFSGGIVYPALYAIAGSAWPEGGRKAFNSIFLANNVGVAIGPALAGIIADFQFEYVFYANLTFYALFLILVVTAFKRFDTNQVTTKSIANEARDREKGPILAIAILSISLIICWLSYSQWSATISSYTQGLGMSLSQYSLLWTINGFLIVAVQPIIKPLITRWEKKIKHQLVLGLVLMSASFGVVYFAQDFKMFVAAMVILTFGEVFFTPVIPLIANKLAPQGQQGFYQGLVNSASTVGRMIGPVLGGFMVDMYGMQVLMLFLAIFILVAIIPCLVYDRALKDA
- the leuS gene encoding leucine--tRNA ligase, translated to MSFNHQQIEKKWQEFWAENKTFKTENEVDKPKFYALDMFPYPSGAGLHVGHPEGYTATDILSRFKRMQGYNVLHPMGWDAFGLPAEQYALDTGNDPAEFTAKNIETFKRQINELGFSYDWDREINTTDPSYYKWTQWIFTKLVEMDLAYVDEIAVNWCEALGTVLANEEVIDGLSERGGHPVVRKPMRQWVLRITKYADRLVDDLEDVDWPESIKEMQRNWIGRSEGAQVKFTIADTDKTFEVFTTRPDTLFGATYCVLAPEHKFVSDITTPEQKEAVEAYLEKVSLKSDLERTDLAKEKTGVFTGAYAVNPINGKQVPIWIADYVLASYGTGAIMAVPAHDERDYEFAKEFGLEITPVLEGGDIENEAFTGDGVHINSDFLDGLNKEEGIAKAIAWLEENGVGEKKISYRLRDWLFSRQRYWGEPIPVIHWEDGTMTTIPENELPLELPKTTNIRPSGTGESPLANIEDWVNVVDPVTGKKGRRETNTMPQWAGSSWYFLRYIDPTNDKAIADPELLKRWLPVDIYIGGAEHAVLHLLYARFWHKVLYDLGVVHTKEPFQKLFNQGMILGEGNEKMSKSKGNVVNPDDIIESHGADTLRLYEMFMGPLEASVAWSTNGLDGARRFLDRIWRLFVTDEGKLADKVQASDDKTLEKVYNQTVKKVTDDYEGIRFNTAISQMMVFINDGYKAEVIPTEYVEGFVKLLSPIAPHIAEELWAILGHEGTITYEQWPTYDESKLVDDEIEVVVQVLGKVRAKVKVAKDVSKEQLEKVALEDSKVQEFIAGKDVVKVIVIPGKLVNIVVK